CATTGCCGTGGCGAGGGCGGCATGCATGACACCGCGATGCTGTTGGGGCTACTCGGCTGGGACCGCTACGACCAGCCGGTCGAGATTGTGACCGATTACTTCGCCAGTTCCGGCACCGGCCAGATCAATGCGATCTTTCCGCTGCCGTGGTGACCCGGACTGTTGACCCAGGAGTGGATCGATGCCTCATGTCATTGTCGAATATACGGCCAATCTGCGCGCCGATGCCCGCATTGGCGAGCTTCTCGCCACGATCAACAACACGCTGATTGCGCAAAGCGGGGTGTTCCCAATCGGCGGGATCCGTTCGCGGGCGATCGCGCTGGACGACTATCGGATTGCCGACGGCAGCGGCGACGATGCGTTCGTCCATGTGACACTGAAGATCGGCGCGGGTCGCGACGAGGCGACGAAGAAAAAAGCATGCGATGCGCTGTTCGCGGCGATCGACGCCCATTTTGCTGCGCTGTTCGCCACGCGCTATCTGGCGTTGTCGCTGGAGGTGGTCGAATTCAGCGAAGCCGGCACCTATAAGCATAACAACGTCCATGCGCGGTACCGCCGTGCGTGAGCTTGACCTCCTTCTGAATCCTGGACGCCGCATGGAAGAGACCCTCATTGAGCACATTGCGACGCAGTTGGACGAGGCCGAGCGTTCGCGCACGCCAATCCGGCAAATTTCGCTCGAATATCCGCAGATCACCGTCGAGGACGCCTATGCGATTCAGCGCACATGGGTCGCCAAGAAGCTGGCGCGCGGACGCATGGTCAAGGGGCACAAGATCGGCCTGACATCCAAGGCCATGCAGTACTCGTCGCAGATCGACGAACCGGACTATGGAACGCTGCTCGACGACATGTTCTTCGGCGAAGGCTCGAGCGTGCCGATCGATCGGTTCATCGTGCCACGCGTGGAAGTTGAACTTGCGTTCGTGCTGGGTAAGCGACTCAGCGGTCCGGCATGCACACTGTTCGACGTCTACGACGCGGTCGACTACGTGATTCCGGCGCTGGAGATCATCGACGCGCGCAGTCACGCGATCGACCCGGACACGAAGCGCCCGCGCAAGGTGTACGACACGATCGCGGACAATGCCGCGAATGCCGGCGTGGTGCTCGGCGGCCGGCCGGTCAAGCCATGCGACGTCGACCTGCGCTGGGTTGCTGCGATCATGTCGCGCAACGGTACGATCGAGGAAACCGGCGTGGCCGCAGGTGTGCTGAACCATCCCGCTAACGGCGTCGCGTGGTTGGCGAACAAGCTGCATCCGTTCGACGTCGCGCTGGAGCCAGGCCACGTGGTACTCGCCGGCTCGTTCACGCGGCCGTGCCTGGCTTGCAAGGGCGATACATTCAACGTCGACTATGGACCGCTTGGCGCGATCTCGTGCTACTTCGGTTGACCGAATTGGCCGGCAATGTCTTCGCGCCGCGTACCGTAGCGCGAGCATGACTACGCTGGACAGCCGCACGTAAAGCCAATTCAGCCATTTTCTAGAGTCGACTTCTTTCAATTCTTGCAATTATCGGTCGCAAACACGTGGACGCTCGACAAGTGAGGAAAAAATGAGAGCAAGTATGGCGGTGGTAGGGGCATTGAGTGTGGCGGTGGCGGCGTGCGACGGTAGCCAGGTGTCGCCCACGGTTATCGCGGGTCCGTATTCGGGAACCTGGAACGAACAGTCCGCCCGGATCCTGGTGCTGGACGACGGTCGTTTCTATGTGCGATACATGAAGGCTGACATACCGAGTGCGCTGGCCGGCGTGGTCGCGGGCACGATCGCATCGATCGACGGGAAAGTCGCCCAGGGCAGCGGCATCGACTACAACTACGGCGAGCCGGGCGTGACGGCGCTGACCTGGAGCGGCATGTACGCGGCTGGCCAAACGATCGCGGCTAAGGCGTCCTATGCGGACGGCAGAACGGCGCAACTGAATGCGCGCTACGATTCGCACTGGGCCCGGGCGACGTTGGTGGCCGCGACCGGCAGCTTTTGCGGCGTGGGGATGACTCACCGGGGAACACAAGTCGATTTCGATGCCGTGCGCTTCACCGTGGACGCCAAGGGGGAAATCGCCGGCCTGGCACAGCAGTGTCAGTTTTCTGGTACGCTCGCGCCGCGCGTGTCCAGTAACGTCTATGACGCGACGCTGAATTTTGATGGCGGTGCCGGTTGCGCCTACCCGAATACTCCGGCAAGCGGGTTCGCCATGATGCGCGATACGCAACTGGAAATATTTGTCCAGACTCCCGATAAATCCAGCATTCTGCTCGTCATGGAAAAGCAATAGTGGGGTCACGTGCCCGCCTGTACCCGATCCAGACGTGGCGGCCCGACGTACACCGACAGCGGCGCCGATTGTTGCGACGATGATTCACACTGCGTGTCATCTGGGACGCTGGAAAAACGCGGCGGTTTATGCTATTCTCCCTCGCTTTAAAGTGAGAAGGGTGTCCCGGTTGACCTGTTCCGGTGTTCCACCGCTTCTCATCGCGCCCGCCTGCGCGTTTGCTTCCCCCCGTATTCCCTGAGGGCCCGCCATCGTGCGGCCAGCGCAGTTGTAGTCCGGTTTTCCGGGCGCGTCAATACGGCTGTGGTGTCCATTGGGCCTCTCCGTGTCGACGCGTCGTTGCGTAAGCGGGGGGTGGGAAGTGGCGATGCAAGGCGACAGGGCGATGAACGTATTGAACTAGCCAGGGACAACATGACCACGATTGTTATCAAGGAAAACGAGCCGTTCGAAGTGGCGATCCGCCGCTTTCGCCGGACCATCGAGCGCAATGGCCTGATCGCTGAGTTGCGCGAGCGCCAGTCGTACGAAAAGCCGACGGCTGTGCGCAAGCGCAAGAAGGCCGCCGCGGTCAAGCGCCTGCAGCGTCGCCTGCGTAGCCAGCAACTGCCGAAGAAGCTCCACTAAACGGCTTGCCGGTCCGCCCCCAGGCGCATCGCATCGATTCAAACGGCCCATGTCCACCGGACATGGGCCGTTTGTCGTCTGGGCGTCGATGATGTGGGGTCCGAGGTGTGGCGGTCTGGCGTTGCCGATGGCGAAATATGTCGGAGCCGAGGTGAGGGCGCGCCTCGTACCGCCGGCCGGAGATTCGGTCGATGGCGCGTTGCACCTGGCGTCGATGGCCGTTGCACAATCGTCGAGCGTGCCGCGTTGAAGTGACGTTAAAGTGGTATGCTTTAGCGCGTTTCGCGCGCGGCTCGCCCGCGCGCCATGCGTGCATGGCCGTATCGCGCCGGCGTGCTTTGCTCTCAGTGACCTATCTATGTACCAAGTCATTGCCACTGATCTGGACGGCACGCTACTCGATAGCGATCACCAGGTCGATCCGTTTACTGTCGCCACGCTGCAAGAGTTGCAAGCGCATGGCCTGCATTTCGTGATCGCAACCGGGCGGCATTTCCGCGACGTGGCAGGGATCCGCGACCGGCTCGGCATCCGGCCGTATCTGGTCACTTCCAACGGCGCGCGTGTGCACGATGCGCGGGACAACCGCCTCCACGCGCACGACCTACCCCCGGATATCGTCAAGCAACTGGTGGCGCCCCATATCGCCGGCACGCACGGCCGTGTCATCGTCAACTTGTTTGTCGACGATGCATGGCTGATCGATCGCGAAGCGCCTCAGCTGTTGGCGTTCCATCAGGATTCCGGATTTCGCTACGAGGTGGCCAACCTCGCGACACATGATGGTCAAGGAGTGGCGAAGGTACTGTACATCGGGGATGCCGCTGACCTGGGCGTGGTCGAGCGTAACCTGGCTTGGCATTTCGGTGATGCGTTGTACGTGACGTATTCGCTGCCCGATTGCCTCGAGGTGATGGCCGCCAGCGTGTCGAAGGGACGTGCGCTGGCATTCGTGCTCGAGCAGCTTGGCCTACCCGCCGAACGGTGCATTGCGTTCGGCGACAACATGAATGACATCGACATGCTGGAGTCGGTCGGACACCCGTTCATGATGGGCAACGCCAATCCCGGATTGATCGCGCGGCTACCCCATGTCCCGCGCATCGGCAACAATTTCGAGGCCGGTGTCGCCCACCATTTGCGCGCATTGTTCGCGCCGCAGCGCGAGTATCAGGGCCTGCGCACCGGCAAAACATGGAGCGACTGCGGCAAGCCGCCCAAATGGATCGCGGGCAAGAACCGTGAGCGTTTCTTAATCCCGTGACGCCACGCGGGCGCCTCTGTCAGCCGGTCGCGACCTTGCGCAGCATCGGCTGGCGCGCGCCGCGTGCCAGCGACGCATACGCGTCGACGTAATGCTGTGCCATGATCCGCGCCGTGAAGCGCTGCTCGAAGCGCGCGCGGATTTGTTTGCGAGACAGCGCCTCTACCTGCGACAACGCGGTTACCGCGCCGTCGACATCTTCGCAAATGAAGCCGGTTACGCCGTGCTCGACCACCTCGGGCACTGAGCCGCGGTTGAAAGCGATCACCGGCGTGCCACATGCCATCGATTCGATCATGACCAGCCCGAACGGCTCGCACCAGTCGATTGGGAACAACAACGCCTTCGCACCGGACAAGAAAGCCGGCTTTTGTGCTTCGTTGATTTCGCCAATGAACTCGACATCGCCGAGTGAGAGCAGGGGCTCGATTTCGCTCTTGAAGTATTCGCGATCGACCTTGTCGACCTTGGCGGCGATTTTCAGCGGCAGACCGGCCTGTGCGGCGATGCGGATCGCGTGATCGACGCGCTTTTCCGGGCAGATGCGGCCCAGGAACGCCAAGTACGTCGGCTTGATGTCGGTTTGCGGCACGAGCAGGCTTTCCGGTAGCCCGTGATGGATGGTATCGACCCACCCAGCACGCGGTAGCGGCCCGCGCTGCGAATCCGAGATCGAAATGACGTGTGCCTGCGGGAAGCTGTCGAAGATCGGTTGCAGCTCCGGCAGGTCTAGGCGTCCGTGAAGCGTGGTGACGAACGGGGTGTCGATCTGCGAGAACAGGGGAAACGGCAAATAATCGAGGTGAAAATGCAAGATGTCGAACTCGTGGGCCACGCGGCGCACCTGTTCAAGCATCAATATATGCGGCGCCATCCAGTCGCGAATGGACGGGTCCAAGCGCAATGCGCGGGGCCATGCCGCTTCAAGGCGTGCCGAAGTACGCGAATCGCCGCTCGCGAACAGTGTCACATCGTGCCCCAGCTCCACCAGCCCTTCCGTCAGGTATGACACCACGCGCTCGGTGCCTCCATAGAGTTTGGGCGGCACGGCTTCGTGCAGCGGTGCGATTTGTGCGATACGCATTGCGTGCTCTCCTTACGAAAAATCGCCCTGCGCCTCGTTAAAGGCGCTGCGTGTGGGCAACGCGGAAAAAATCGGCGAATCGGGCCGCCGGCGTGCCGCAGTCGCGGTCAGCCCGACGGATCGCGACATCGCGATCGGAAGTTTCATTATCGAGGCGAGAGCGAGGAATTCGAGCAATTTTTCAAACCCTTAATATTGTTACAGCACGAAACATCGGCATAACATTGCATTCCGATTTGCACCGCGCTCGTGTAGGAAATTTGTACGTTGTCACCATGACGGACCGATGCCCCGCTACTTCGACCTAGGCAGGCCGTTTTTCTATGGGCGGCATGTGGCGGTGCACCCGCACGGTCACCGGTCTTACTGCTTGCCGTTACCGGCTATCGGCACGTTTCGTCATATGGGCGGTTGGACGGCCAGCAGTTCGGCTTGTTGCGGGGGCGGCGGCATCATCTGCCGTGACGCGCGTGCGGGGCAAATTTCGGGCTTTGACTTTTTACGCTGTCTCACCCAATGCGTTGCCTCGTATCCGCTTCCTGTTCGTCAGGCCAGCGCTTTGCCGGGCGCACGAAAAAAACCAGAACGGCAAAGCCGCTCCGGTGATTTCCTCAATAGAGAGGCAAGGATGGCGACGATTTGCCGCGGGCCGGTGTGTCAGCCGACAAAGGCTTTCTCGACCACATAGTGGCCCGGAGCCGAATTGCTGCCTTCGGTGAAGCCCATGCCATCGAGCAGTTGCCGTGTGTCGCGCAGCATGTGCGGGCTGCCACACAGCATGATGCGGTCGTTGTTGACCGAGAACGCCGGTACGCCGAGCCGCTCGAACAATTCGCCCGTTTCAATCAGCGCCGTGATGCGGCCGCGATTCTGGAACGGCTCGCGCGTCACGGTCGGGAAATACATCAGTTTGTCGCGGATCAGCTCACCAATGTGCTCATGCTGCGGCAAGTGCTCGGTGATGTACTCCTTATACGCAAGTTCGTCGACGAAACGGCAGGTATGCGTGAGCACGATCTTCTCGTAGCGATCGTAGACGTCCGGATCCTTGATAACCGACATGAACGGAGCCAGGCCGGTGCCGGTGGATAGCAGCCACAGCGTCTTGCCAGGCAACAAGTTGTCGACTACCAGCGTGCCGGTCGGCTTCTTGCCGATGTAGATTGAGTCGCCCACCTTCAGGTGCTGCAGCCGCGACGTGAGCGGGCCGTCCTGCACCTTGATACTCAAGAACTCGAGGTTTTCCTCGTAGTTCGCGCTCGCCAGGCTGTACGCGCGCAGCAGCGGTTTGCCATCCACCTCCAGACCGACCATCGTGAACTGACCATTATCGAACCGAAAGCCCGGGTCGCGCGTGCAAGTGAAGCTGAACAGCGTGTCAGTCCAGTGATGCACGCTGAGAACGGTTTGTTGAGTCAGGTTGCTCATGGTGTCTCGATCGGATCGATGGCCGTCGGGCCCGGCACGCGCGACGGTCCGGCCAAAATATTGAATAAGAGGCTATTTTACCGCGTTACGGCAAATTTATTCGATATTCGGACAAGGGCGCGCCGATAGCGGCGGTGACGCACGCCGCGCGATGGGTCCCTGTCTCCATAGCAACCACGCGGCTGCGCCGCTTAACGCCGATACGGCTTAGATTCCGCGTACAGCCGATCGAACTCGGCAGCATAGGCGCTGGTTAGGGCGGGCGCGCCACGGAACACGTTAAAGTTCTCGGCGTTCTTGCGATCACCTGCTCGCGTGAAGTTCATCGAACCGAACGCAACCAAGTCATCCACGACGATGAACTTGTGGTGCATGATTGGATACTGGGAGTCGATTCGCACGTCGATACCTGCATTAGACAGGTACGTTGCCCCGCTGTATTTTCCGGTTTCGTTAGATTTGTCCAGCACCACTCGCACTTGCACGCCACGCACCCGCGCATTGCGCAGCGCCTTGGCAATCTCGGGCGACGTGAACGCGTAGCCGGCCAGCCATACGCGGCGCTTTGCGCCGCCGATCAGCGCTGCGACCGCTTCGCCGGCCCCGCCGTTGGGCGAGAAATACGTGTCAACAGTCGCCTTGTCGAGACGCACCGGCGCTGCATCAACAAACGATGTGGCGCACACGAGCACCACGAAGGCATAAAACAACTTTTTCATGGGCGGCAATTTTAGCCGGATATCGGTCGGCATATATCGTTTTTGCGAAATAGCCTAAGTCGGCGCGATGCAGAAGTGGAGTCCCGGACGTCGATGGCGCAGTGGAACTGGCACGGCTCCGCGCGCCGGCATGAGCCAAAAACAGATCTTGCAATGGCTCGCGCGATATCTGATGCTCAGGTATCGCGACAAGATAAAATTGTCGTGCTGTTGGACGGTCAACCACAGGAGCCGAGCATGAAACGACCTTTCTTTCGCGGTTGCCGCCGCGCGTTCACGTCATCCGTCTTCAAGGGCGCACTCGCGTTGCCGTTGGGCGCGCTGATGTCTCAAGCCCGTGCGCAGTCCAGGCCGAACGCGCATGAATACCTTAGTCAGCAGCCTGTGCTCCAGGACGCACCTCGATTGACGGATGCGGTGATGACCGAACATAACCTCATCCTAAAAACCCCTGCACCGCGAACCCGATCGAGTCTCGCTCGGCAGCTCGCAGAAGGGGGCGTAACGGCAGGCAGTACGATTCTCGTGCACTCGTCCCTCAGCTCGCTTGGGTGGGTCGCAGGCGCAGCCGTGGCCGTCATTCAAGCGCTGATGGACTGCATCGGGCCTAACGGGACGCTGGTCATGCCAACACACACTGCCCATCTGACCGATCCTGCAGAATGGGAAGCGCCGCCCGTGCCCTCCAATTGGGTGGAGACCCTGCGCGAGGAAATGCCGGCGTACGATCCGGCGACAACGCCAACTCGCAATATGGGTGCCGTGGCTGAGCTGTTTCGTACTTGGCCCGGCGCCCGCCGCAGCTTGCACCCCACCTGCTCGTTTGCTGCAATCGGGCCGCGAGCCGATCAGATCACAGCCGACCATGCACTCGAGAGCCCGCTGGGTGAAAGGTCACCCTTGGCCAAGCTTTATGACGCAGACGCCTGTGTTCTCCTTCTGGGCGTAGACTTCGACGTTTGTACGCTGCTCCACCTAGCGGAGCAACGGGCGTGGCCGAACAGACCGAAAACGCGGGAAGGCTCGCCGATCCTCGAGAACGGTGTCAGGCGGTGGGCAGTCTACGAGGCTCCTGCCCTTCTCGACTCCGAACATTTCCTGCCAGTGGGCCGGGCAATGAAAGACCGCGGGGCAGTCAAGACATTCAGCGTGGGTAATGCGCGCAGCATGCTCTTTTCTGGTCGTGAGGCGGTTGACTTTGCGATCCACACTTGGAAGGGCCAACTCCCTCCTGGCTAATCGGCCACGGTGGACTCGGGCGCCGCCACCATGGACCGGCTGCTGCGTGACGTGCGCGAACAATAATCCGCTACCCGGCTGCCTCTAGGTAGTCCAGCCGCAGCCGCGCCATGTACGGCAAGTGGTCCGATAACCACGCGGTGCGGGGCGCGGGCTCGAGCCATTGCACTGGCGTGACGCCCCGCACGAACATCTTGTCCAGCGCCAGCGCGGGCGAGAATGCAGGAAACGTCTTGCCGGCCTCGCCCAGCGTCGAGGCCACCTCACGCAAACCGATCTCGGCAAATAACGGCTCTGAGTCGTTCTTCCAGTCGTTGAAATCGCCGGCGAGCACCAATGGGCCGGTTGCGGCTTCGCGGGCAATCCAATGCGCGATCCAGTGCATCTGGCGCAATCGCGACTGGCGGGTGAGCGCCAGATGGACGCATAGCAGCGTGACCGGCGTGTTGTAAAGCGTGGCGCGCGCCACCAGCAAACCCCGCTTTTCGAAGCGGTGCGCGGAAATGTCCCAGCGCCCGCCCAGGTCGAGCGGATGCGGCGACAGGATTGCATTGCCGTGTCGCCACGATGGCTTGAACACGTTTGGCCCGAGCGTCAGCTGCAAGCGCAATGCTTGCGCTATTTCGGTAGCCTGGCATTGCCATACGTCAGTGAGCGCGCCCTGCAGTGGCTCGCCGAAGCCATTACTGGCCAGCACGGGCGCAGGCATCCGGCGCGCCATGGCCTCCTGCAGGAAGTACACGTCGGCCGGCGTTGCCTGCATCCAGCGTTGCATCGATTGCCATGCTTGCAGGCCGAGCGGCGAGCGGCCCT
This sequence is a window from Mycetohabitans rhizoxinica HKI 454. Protein-coding genes within it:
- a CDS encoding 5-carboxymethyl-2-hydroxymuconate Delta-isomerase, with product MPHVIVEYTANLRADARIGELLATINNTLIAQSGVFPIGGIRSRAIALDDYRIADGSGDDAFVHVTLKIGAGRDEATKKKACDALFAAIDAHFAALFATRYLALSLEVVEFSEAGTYKHNNVHARYRRA
- the hpaH gene encoding 2-oxo-hept-4-ene-1,7-dioate hydratase, with protein sequence MEETLIEHIATQLDEAERSRTPIRQISLEYPQITVEDAYAIQRTWVAKKLARGRMVKGHKIGLTSKAMQYSSQIDEPDYGTLLDDMFFGEGSSVPIDRFIVPRVEVELAFVLGKRLSGPACTLFDVYDAVDYVIPALEIIDARSHAIDPDTKRPRKVYDTIADNAANAGVVLGGRPVKPCDVDLRWVAAIMSRNGTIEETGVAAGVLNHPANGVAWLANKLHPFDVALEPGHVVLAGSFTRPCLACKGDTFNVDYGPLGAISCYFG
- the rpsU gene encoding 30S ribosomal protein S21, encoding MTTIVIKENEPFEVAIRRFRRTIERNGLIAELRERQSYEKPTAVRKRKKAAAVKRLQRRLRSQQLPKKLH
- a CDS encoding glycosyltransferase family 4 protein; this encodes MRIAQIAPLHEAVPPKLYGGTERVVSYLTEGLVELGHDVTLFASGDSRTSARLEAAWPRALRLDPSIRDWMAPHILMLEQVRRVAHEFDILHFHLDYLPFPLFSQIDTPFVTTLHGRLDLPELQPIFDSFPQAHVISISDSQRGPLPRAGWVDTIHHGLPESLLVPQTDIKPTYLAFLGRICPEKRVDHAIRIAAQAGLPLKIAAKVDKVDREYFKSEIEPLLSLGDVEFIGEINEAQKPAFLSGAKALLFPIDWCEPFGLVMIESMACGTPVIAFNRGSVPEVVEHGVTGFICEDVDGAVTALSQVEALSRKQIRARFEQRFTARIMAQHYVDAYASLARGARQPMLRKVATG
- a CDS encoding ferredoxin--NADP reductase — protein: MSNLTQQTVLSVHHWTDTLFSFTCTRDPGFRFDNGQFTMVGLEVDGKPLLRAYSLASANYEENLEFLSIKVQDGPLTSRLQHLKVGDSIYIGKKPTGTLVVDNLLPGKTLWLLSTGTGLAPFMSVIKDPDVYDRYEKIVLTHTCRFVDELAYKEYITEHLPQHEHIGELIRDKLMYFPTVTREPFQNRGRITALIETGELFERLGVPAFSVNNDRIMLCGSPHMLRDTRQLLDGMGFTEGSNSAPGHYVVEKAFVG
- a CDS encoding phospholipase D family protein, with product MKKLFYAFVVLVCATSFVDAAPVRLDKATVDTYFSPNGGAGEAVAALIGGAKRRVWLAGYAFTSPEIAKALRNARVRGVQVRVVLDKSNETGKYSGATYLSNAGIDVRIDSQYPIMHHKFIVVDDLVAFGSMNFTRAGDRKNAENFNVFRGAPALTSAYAAEFDRLYAESKPYRR
- a CDS encoding aminoglycoside N(3)-acetyltransferase; amino-acid sequence: MKRPFFRGCRRAFTSSVFKGALALPLGALMSQARAQSRPNAHEYLSQQPVLQDAPRLTDAVMTEHNLILKTPAPRTRSSLARQLAEGGVTAGSTILVHSSLSSLGWVAGAAVAVIQALMDCIGPNGTLVMPTHTAHLTDPAEWEAPPVPSNWVETLREEMPAYDPATTPTRNMGAVAELFRTWPGARRSLHPTCSFAAIGPRADQITADHALESPLGERSPLAKLYDADACVLLLGVDFDVCTLLHLAEQRAWPNRPKTREGSPILENGVRRWAVYEAPALLDSEHFLPVGRAMKDRGAVKTFSVGNARSMLFSGREAVDFAIHTWKGQLPPG
- a CDS encoding endonuclease/exonuclease/phosphatase family protein, whose product is MRPDDTLPSVPCTGDKEFIAVSWNLHKGRSPLGLQAWQSMQRWMQATPADVYFLQEAMARRMPAPVLASNGFGEPLQGALTDVWQCQATEIAQALRLQLTLGPNVFKPSWRHGNAILSPHPLDLGGRWDISAHRFEKRGLLVARATLYNTPVTLLCVHLALTRQSRLRQMHWIAHWIAREAATGPLVLAGDFNDWKNDSEPLFAEIGLREVASTLGEAGKTFPAFSPALALDKMFVRGVTPVQWLEPAPRTAWLSDHLPYMARLRLDYLEAAG